One Solanum lycopersicum chromosome 4, SLM_r2.1 DNA window includes the following coding sequences:
- the LOC101246912 gene encoding protein SEMI-ROLLED LEAF 2 isoform X5: MCIYKKLVVSCKEHMPLFANSLLSVLQTLLDQSRENDMLIVGCESLFDFVNNQKDGTYMFHLDGFIPKLCQLAQQIGEEESAIKLRTVGLKALSAMVWFMGEYSHVSAEFDNIVSVVLENYPRPRKETPDSNQNRWVEEVRKVEGHVSPSPEVIAKVPSWRIIVNEKGELNISKEDDENPAFWSKACLHNMAKLGKEATTTRRVLESLFRYFDDDNLWPTENGIAVPILKDMQYTMDASGENAHLLLSTLVKHLDHKNVLKQPEMQLDIVQVVTSLAQTTKTHHSIALVSAITDIMRHLRKSIHYTHDDAKLGAELIKWNRLFQESVDECLVELSNKVGDAGPILDVMAVMLENITSIQVIARTTIAAVYRASQIIASMPNLSYQNKAFPEALFHQLLPAMVHPDHETRVGAHRIFSVVLVPSSVSPQKVSEETHLRKAADFSRALSRTVSVFSSSAALFGKLRDQRSPSMEKVTLGMEQKDNNSGMLNRIKSTYSGVYSMKGSPAPIEESTNKPSNEMGPISLRLSSHQIVLLLSSIWVQSISPANMPENYEAIAHTFSLVLLFSRAKNSYREALVQSFQLAFSLRNIALIEGGSLPPSRKRSLFVLATSMIIFSSKAYNIPSLVPRVKAALSDKTVDPFLHLVEDSKLQAAESSSGNGKVTYGSNEDDSSAQKCLSQINITEEQSTQSMISLILKSLSNLSDLEVSALREELLKKFSPDDSDSLGTQFFTDAQQRAQQSNLVDLTSIFDDDGPDLFHSSSKQNEQSAMEIPNLLSVNQLLESVLETAHQVGRMSVSTEPEFSYKEMAHHCEALLTGKQQKMYNLMNSQHRQDNALIGISESSSDQGEESASDNQVDNQVENQLADQKVADVSDKPTREIVPSHCGAEYQSNPESFRLPASSPYDNFLKAARW, encoded by the exons ATGTGTATATACAAAAAGTTGGTTGTTTCATGCAAGGAGCACAT GCCACTTTTTGCAAATAGTCTGCTCAGCGTCTTACAAACTCTTTTAGATCAGTCGCGTGAGAATGACATGCTAATTGTCGGATGTGAATCActatttgattttgtaaataatcAG AAAGACGGTACTTACATGTTTCATTTAGATGGTTTTATTCCAAAGCTGTGTCAACTGGCACAACAAATAGGAGAGGAAGAAAGTGCTATAAAGCTCCGCACAGTTGGCCTGAAAGCACTTTCTGCAATG GTTTGGTTCATGGGCGAATATTCCCATGTTTCAGCGGAATTTGACAAT ATTGTTTCAGTAGTCTTGGAAAATTATCCAAGGCCAAGAAAGGAAACTCCAGACTCAAACCAGAACAGGTGGGTGGAAGAAGTGCGCAAAGTTGAGGGCCACGTTTCTCCTTCCCCAGAAGTCATCGCGAAGGTTCCCTCATGGAGAATCATTGTGAATGAGAAAGGGGAACTAAATATTTcaaa GGAGGATGACGAAAACCCAGCATTTTGGTCTAAGGCGTGCCTGCATAACATGGCCAAGCTAGGTAAGGAAGCTACAACCACAAGGCGAGTTTTGGAATCTTTATTCCGCTACTTTGACGACGACAATTTATGGCCTACTGAAAATGGAATTGCTGTACCTATTCTAAAGGATATGCAGTACACGATGGATGCTTCAG GAGAGAATGCGCACCTTCTGCTGTCAACATTAGTCAAGCACCTAGATCacaaaaatgttcttaaacaACCTGAAATGCAGCTTGACATTGTTCAGGTGGTGACTTCACTTGCTCAAACAACGAAGACTCATCATTCTATTGCCCTAGTCAGTGCAATAACTGATATCATGAGGCACCTACGGAAAAGTATACATTATACTCATGATGACGCAAAGCTGGGAGCCGAGTTAATAAAGTGGAACCGGCTTTTCCAGGAATCAGTGGACGAGTGCCTTGTGGAGTTATCAAATAAG GTTGGAGATGCAGGCCCTATTCTGGATGTGATGGCAGTAATGTTGGAGAACATCACAAGTATCCAAGTGATAGCAAGAACTACTATTGCTGCTGTTTACCGTGCTTCTCAAATCATAGCTTCTATGCCAAACTTGTCATACCAAAACAAA gCATTCCCAGAGGCTTTGTTTCATCAGTTACTCCCTGCTATGGTCCACCCTGATCATGAAACACGAGTTGGAGCTCATCGAATCTTTTCTGTTGTCCTTGTTCCATCTTCTGTTTCCCCTCAGAAGGTATCTGAGGAAACCCACCTGAGGAAGGCAGCAGATTTTTCAAGAGCACTCTCTAGAACTGTTTCTGTCTTTTCTTCTTCAGCTGCACTTTTTGGAAAGCTGAGAGACCAGAGGTCCCCTTCAATGGAGAAGGTTACTCTTGGAATGGAACAGAAAGATAACAATAGTGGGATGCTCAACAGAATAAAGTCAACATATAGCGGGGTATATAGCATGAAAGGCTCTCCTGCACCTATTGAAGAGTCTACGAACAAGCCAAGTAACGAAATG GGTCCTATTTCTCTAAGACTCAGCAGCCACCAAATCGTACTCCTTCTCTCCTCAATATGGGTACAATCCATTTCTCCTGCAAATATGCCTGAGAATTATGAAGCCATTGCTCACACATTTAGCTTGGTCTTGCTATTTTCTAGAGCAAAG AACTCATACCGTGAAGCTCTAGTGCAAAGTTTTCAGCTTGCATTTTCATTGAGAAATATTGCACTCATTGAAGGAG GGTCACTACCACCATCACGTAAAAGATCTCTGTTTGTGTTGGCGACATCTATGATTATTTTCTCCTCCAAGGCATATAATATACCTTCTCTGGTTCCCCGTGTCAAGGCTGCACTTTCAGATAAAACG GTTGATCCATTTTTACATTTGGTAGAAGATAGCAAACTACAAGCTGCTGAGTCAAGTTCTGGTAATGGAAAAGTTACATATGGATCCAATGAAGATGATAGTTCTGCTCAGAAATGTCTCTCGCAAATAAATATCACAGAGGAACAGTCAACGCAATCCATGATTTCCTTAATCCTAAAGAGCTTATCTAATCTATCAGAC CTTGAAGTGTCAGCTTTAAGGGAGGAGTTGCTTAAGAAATTTTCACCAGATGATTCAGATTCCCTGGGGACTCAGTTTTTCACCGATGCTCAACAGAGAGCTCAGCAGTCTAATTTAGTTGAT CTGACCTCAATATTTGATGATGATGGTCCAGATTTATTTCATAGCAGTTCCAAACAGAATGAACAATCAGCCATGGAAATTCCCAATCTATTGAGTGTCAATCAACTTTTAGAATCT GTTTTGGAGACGGCACATCAAGTAGGGAGAATGTCTGTGAGCACGGAACCTGAATTTTCATACAAAGAAATGGCTCATCATTGTGAGGCACTTTTAACGGGAAAACAACAAAAGATGTACAATTTGATGAATAGCCAACATAGACAAGATAATGCACTGATCGGAATATCAGAGAGTTCCAGTGATCAAGGCGAAGAAAGCGCTTCTGATAACCAGGTTGACAATCAG GTTGAGAATCAACTCGCAGATCAGAAAGTAGCCGATGTTTCTGATAAACCAACTCGCGAAATTGTTCCTTCACATTGTGGAGCGGAATATCAAAGTAATCCGGAGTCCTTCAGGCTACCGGCATCAAGTCCATATGACAATTTTTTGAAAGCTGCCAGATGGTAG
- the LOC101246912 gene encoding protein SEMI-ROLLED LEAF 2 isoform X4: MNGVSGVMSRQVLPACGSLCFFCPAMRTRSRQPVKRYKKLISDIFPRSQEEEPNDRKIGKLCEYAAKNPFRIPKITKSLEEKCYKELRNENFRSAKVVMCIYKKLVVSCKEHMPLFANSLLSVLQTLLDQSRENDMLIVGCESLFDFVNNQKDGTYMFHLDGFIPKLCQLAQQIGEEESAIKLRTVGLKALSAMVWFMGEYSHVSAEFDNIVSVVLENYPRPRKETPDSNQNREDDENPAFWSKACLHNMAKLGKEATTTRRVLESLFRYFDDDNLWPTENGIAVPILKDMQYTMDASGENAHLLLSTLVKHLDHKNVLKQPEMQLDIVQVVTSLAQTTKTHHSIALVSAITDIMRHLRKSIHYTHDDAKLGAELIKWNRLFQESVDECLVELSNKVGDAGPILDVMAVMLENITSIQVIARTTIAAVYRASQIIASMPNLSYQNKAFPEALFHQLLPAMVHPDHETRVGAHRIFSVVLVPSSVSPQKVSEETHLRKAADFSRALSRTVSVFSSSAALFGKLRDQRSPSMEKVTLGMEQKDNNSGMLNRIKSTYSGVYSMKGSPAPIEESTNKPSNEMGPISLRLSSHQIVLLLSSIWVQSISPANMPENYEAIAHTFSLVLLFSRAKNSYREALVQSFQLAFSLRNIALIEGGSLPPSRKRSLFVLATSMIIFSSKAYNIPSLVPRVKAALSDKTVDPFLHLVEDSKLQAAESSSGNGKVTYGSNEDDSSAQKCLSQINITEEQSTQSMISLILKSLSNLSDLEVSALREELLKKFSPDDSDSLGTQFFTDAQQRAQQSNLVDLTSIFDDDGPDLFHSSSKQNEQSAMEIPNLLSVNQLLESVLETAHQVGRMSVSTEPEFSYKEMAHHCEALLTGKQQKMYNLMNSQHRQDNALIGISESSSDQGEESASDNQVENQLADQKVADVSDKPTREIVPSHCGAEYQSNPESFRLPASSPYDNFLKAARW, encoded by the exons ATGAACGGAGTCTCCGGTGTGATGTCAAGGCAAGTATTGCCAGCATGTGGAAGCCTTTGTTTCTTCTGCCCTGCGATGAGGACAAGATCAAGGCAGCCTGTTAAGAGGTATAAGAAGTTGATCTCAGACATTTTTCCTCGGTCCCAG GAAGAAGAACCAAATGATAGGAAAATTGGAAAACTTTGTGAATATGCTGCAAAAAATCCTTTTCGAATTCCCAAG ATAACAAAGTCACTTGAAGAGAAGTGTTATAAGGAATTGAGAAATGAGAATTTTCGGTCAGCAAAGGTTGTTATGTGTATATACAAAAAGTTGGTTGTTTCATGCAAGGAGCACAT GCCACTTTTTGCAAATAGTCTGCTCAGCGTCTTACAAACTCTTTTAGATCAGTCGCGTGAGAATGACATGCTAATTGTCGGATGTGAATCActatttgattttgtaaataatcAG AAAGACGGTACTTACATGTTTCATTTAGATGGTTTTATTCCAAAGCTGTGTCAACTGGCACAACAAATAGGAGAGGAAGAAAGTGCTATAAAGCTCCGCACAGTTGGCCTGAAAGCACTTTCTGCAATG GTTTGGTTCATGGGCGAATATTCCCATGTTTCAGCGGAATTTGACAAT ATTGTTTCAGTAGTCTTGGAAAATTATCCAAGGCCAAGAAAGGAAACTCCAGACTCAAACCAGAACAG GGAGGATGACGAAAACCCAGCATTTTGGTCTAAGGCGTGCCTGCATAACATGGCCAAGCTAGGTAAGGAAGCTACAACCACAAGGCGAGTTTTGGAATCTTTATTCCGCTACTTTGACGACGACAATTTATGGCCTACTGAAAATGGAATTGCTGTACCTATTCTAAAGGATATGCAGTACACGATGGATGCTTCAG GAGAGAATGCGCACCTTCTGCTGTCAACATTAGTCAAGCACCTAGATCacaaaaatgttcttaaacaACCTGAAATGCAGCTTGACATTGTTCAGGTGGTGACTTCACTTGCTCAAACAACGAAGACTCATCATTCTATTGCCCTAGTCAGTGCAATAACTGATATCATGAGGCACCTACGGAAAAGTATACATTATACTCATGATGACGCAAAGCTGGGAGCCGAGTTAATAAAGTGGAACCGGCTTTTCCAGGAATCAGTGGACGAGTGCCTTGTGGAGTTATCAAATAAG GTTGGAGATGCAGGCCCTATTCTGGATGTGATGGCAGTAATGTTGGAGAACATCACAAGTATCCAAGTGATAGCAAGAACTACTATTGCTGCTGTTTACCGTGCTTCTCAAATCATAGCTTCTATGCCAAACTTGTCATACCAAAACAAA gCATTCCCAGAGGCTTTGTTTCATCAGTTACTCCCTGCTATGGTCCACCCTGATCATGAAACACGAGTTGGAGCTCATCGAATCTTTTCTGTTGTCCTTGTTCCATCTTCTGTTTCCCCTCAGAAGGTATCTGAGGAAACCCACCTGAGGAAGGCAGCAGATTTTTCAAGAGCACTCTCTAGAACTGTTTCTGTCTTTTCTTCTTCAGCTGCACTTTTTGGAAAGCTGAGAGACCAGAGGTCCCCTTCAATGGAGAAGGTTACTCTTGGAATGGAACAGAAAGATAACAATAGTGGGATGCTCAACAGAATAAAGTCAACATATAGCGGGGTATATAGCATGAAAGGCTCTCCTGCACCTATTGAAGAGTCTACGAACAAGCCAAGTAACGAAATG GGTCCTATTTCTCTAAGACTCAGCAGCCACCAAATCGTACTCCTTCTCTCCTCAATATGGGTACAATCCATTTCTCCTGCAAATATGCCTGAGAATTATGAAGCCATTGCTCACACATTTAGCTTGGTCTTGCTATTTTCTAGAGCAAAG AACTCATACCGTGAAGCTCTAGTGCAAAGTTTTCAGCTTGCATTTTCATTGAGAAATATTGCACTCATTGAAGGAG GGTCACTACCACCATCACGTAAAAGATCTCTGTTTGTGTTGGCGACATCTATGATTATTTTCTCCTCCAAGGCATATAATATACCTTCTCTGGTTCCCCGTGTCAAGGCTGCACTTTCAGATAAAACG GTTGATCCATTTTTACATTTGGTAGAAGATAGCAAACTACAAGCTGCTGAGTCAAGTTCTGGTAATGGAAAAGTTACATATGGATCCAATGAAGATGATAGTTCTGCTCAGAAATGTCTCTCGCAAATAAATATCACAGAGGAACAGTCAACGCAATCCATGATTTCCTTAATCCTAAAGAGCTTATCTAATCTATCAGAC CTTGAAGTGTCAGCTTTAAGGGAGGAGTTGCTTAAGAAATTTTCACCAGATGATTCAGATTCCCTGGGGACTCAGTTTTTCACCGATGCTCAACAGAGAGCTCAGCAGTCTAATTTAGTTGAT CTGACCTCAATATTTGATGATGATGGTCCAGATTTATTTCATAGCAGTTCCAAACAGAATGAACAATCAGCCATGGAAATTCCCAATCTATTGAGTGTCAATCAACTTTTAGAATCT GTTTTGGAGACGGCACATCAAGTAGGGAGAATGTCTGTGAGCACGGAACCTGAATTTTCATACAAAGAAATGGCTCATCATTGTGAGGCACTTTTAACGGGAAAACAACAAAAGATGTACAATTTGATGAATAGCCAACATAGACAAGATAATGCACTGATCGGAATATCAGAGAGTTCCAGTGATCAAGGCGAAGAAAGCGCTTCTGATAACCAG GTTGAGAATCAACTCGCAGATCAGAAAGTAGCCGATGTTTCTGATAAACCAACTCGCGAAATTGTTCCTTCACATTGTGGAGCGGAATATCAAAGTAATCCGGAGTCCTTCAGGCTACCGGCATCAAGTCCATATGACAATTTTTTGAAAGCTGCCAGATGGTAG